The nucleotide sequence GCTCGCCCAGTACGGCTAGCGGTGGTGCAGCAGGCTGCCCTCCCCGCAGGCGGGGGCCTGCTCGGCCATGGGCAGCGGGGAGACCGCCTTGACCACCGGGGCCACGGTCAGGTCGGCCGCGCAGCGGGTGGTGCCCTCGGCCGTCCAGCGGCCGTCGTCCGCAGCGGCGTGGGCGGGGGCGGCCAGCGCGGCGGAGGACGCGGCGACGGCGAGCGTGGCGAACAGCAGCTTCTTCATGTCAGGGGCAACGAGGAGGAGCGGCAGGCGTCACGATGCGGAAGTCCGTTCGGCCGGCGCGGGGGCCGTACCTCTCGGGAAGCCGAAGGCGAGCGTCGCCGCGAAGCCGGTCGCGTAGGCCGTCAGGAGGCCGCCGGCGTAGATGGCCAGGGCCGGTGCGGGGCCCTGGTTGCCGGTGAGGAGGGGGAAGAGGGCCCAGCCGGAGGGGCCGATGGCGGTCGCGCCGACCTTCTCGCCGAGCATCGCGAAGAAGCCGACGAACGCGCCGCCCGCCGCTCCGCCCACGCAGGCGGTGACGAAGGGGCGGCCGAGGGGGAGCGAGACGCCGTAGATCAGGGGTTCGCCCACGCCGAGCAGGCCCGCAGGGAGCGCCGAGCGGATCGTGGTGCGCAGGGTGGTGTCGTGGCGCAGGCGCACGTACACCGCGAGCGCGCCGCCGACCTGGCCCGCGCCCGCCATGGCCAGCAGGGGGAGCAGCACGGTGTAGCCCTGCTGCTCGATGAGGGTGGTGTGGATGGGGATCAGGGCCTGGTGCAGGCCCAGCATGACGAGGGGGAGGAACAGGCCGCCGAGGAGCAGGCCCGCGAACGCGCCGGTGGTGGTGAGCAGCCAGTTCGCGCCGGTGCCGATCGCGGTGGCGACGGCTCCGGCCGCGTACATCAGGCCGTACAGCGTGGCCAGGCCGGCGACGAGGACGGTCACGGTGGGGGTGAGCAGGACGTCCAGCGCGCCGGGCAGGCGGCCCCGGCACCACTTCTCGATCCGCGTGGCCAGCAGGGCGGCGGCGAGTGCGCCGAGGACGCCGCCCTGGCCGGGGGAGAGATGCACCCCGAACGCGGTCACCTTCGCCACGCCGGGATACACGACGACCGCTGCCACGGCTCCGCCGAGGATCGGGGTCCCGCCGAACTCCTTCGCGGTCTGGTAGCCGACGAAGACCGCGATCAGGGCCATGAACCCGGAGGCGATGGCCGCCAGGGCGGGGGTGAGGCCGGGGAGCCAGCCGGCGTTCGTCAGCAGGCCGTTGACGCCCGCGATGATGCCGCAGCCGATGAGGGCGGGGATGAGGGGGACGAAGACGTTGGCGACCCGGCGCAGTGCGGCCGCGACGGGGCCCTTCTCCGGTGCGGGGGAGCCCGCCTTCTCCGGTGAGGGGGTGGCGGGCGGGGCCTTCGTACCCTTGCCCGCTTCGACGGCGCCCGCTCCCGCGCGTACGCCCCCCGCGTGCGCCGCCGCGAGCTGCCGCTCCACCTCCGCCGTGACCTCACCGACCACCCCCGGCCCCAGGACGACCTGGAGGGACGCGCTGCCCGCGCCGATCACCCCGAGCACGCCGGGCAGCGCGCGCAGCGCCCCCTCGTCCACCGCGGCCGGGTCGGTCACGGTGAGGCGGAGGCGGGTGAGGCAGTGGGTGACGTGGGTGATGTTGGCGGGGCCGCCCGTCAGGGCGAGGACGGCGGAGGCGGTGGCGGAGTCGTTGCGCACCCCTTGAGCCTGCGCGCCGGGACGCCACCGCCGCCGGTGCGGCGCGCGGGACTCCTCCGTAAGGCGGGCGGCCGTACGCGTTGCCCGCCTTACGGGCGCGCGTTCGCCAGAGCCGTCCGCAGCCGGCCCTCGGACTCCTCCAGGAGCCGGGTGGCCTCGGGGCCGTCCACCCCGGCCAGGATGATCAGGATGGCGGTCTTCACCTCGCCGTCCGCCTCGGTCAGCGCCCGCTCGATCTCCGCCTCCGCCGCGCCCGTCGCCTGTGCCACGATCCGCCGGGAGCGCGCCCGGAGCTTGGCGTTGGAGGCGCGGACGTCGACCATCAGGTTCCCGTACGTCTTGCCCAGCCGGATCATCGTGATCGTCGACAGCATGTTCAGGACCAGCTTCTGCGCCGTACCCGACTTGAGCCGGGTCGAGCCGGTGAGCAGCTCGGGGCCCACGACCACCTCGATGCCGTGCTCGGCGGCGGCCGCGAGGGCGCTGTCCGCGTTGCAGGACAGGCCCACCGTCAGGGCGCCTGCCGCGCGGGCGTGCTCGACGGCGCCGACCGCGTACGGCGTGCGCCCGGACGCGGAGACGCCGACCACCGAGTCCTCGGGGGTCAGCTTCAGCGCGTCCAGGTCGGCGCGGGCCAGCTCGACGGAATCCTCCGCGCCCTCCACGGAGTTCACCATCGCCCCCGGCCCGCCCGCGATCAGCCCGACGACCTGGCCGGGGGCGGTGTTGAAGGTGGGCGGGCACTCGGAGGCGTCCAGCACGCCGAGGCGTCCGGCCGTGCCGGCACCGGCGTAGACGAGACGGCCGCCGCGGCCCATGCGGTCGGCGATGGCGTCCACGGCGGCGGCGATCTCGGGCAGCCGGGCCGCGACGGCGGCGGGGACGCCCGTGTCCTCGCCGTTCATCAGCCGGGCGATGTCCAGGGTGGGCAGTTGGTCGATCCCGGCCAGCTCCGGCCGGAACGCCTCGGTGGTCAGGGTGGCCAGCTCGCTCTGGAGGCGAAGTGAGTCGGTCATCTGGTGCGGCTCTTTCCGGTCGGGTCCGAACGAGGAAAGCTAACGCGTGGTGCTCCGGTGCCGGTGGGCCAGCGCCTCGTAGGACGCGGCCAGGGCGGGGGCCGCGCTCTCGTACGTCCGCTGGGCCACGCCCACGAACAGGCAGTCCACGACGAGGAGTTGGCCCGTCCGGGAGGACATCGCGGCGGGGCGCAGCTCGCTCTCGCGGGAGGTGGCCGTGGTCAGTACGTGATCGGCGTACTGGGTGACCGGCGAGTCGGGGCGGCCGGTGATGGCGATGGTGGTCGCGCCGCGCTCGAAGGCGGCCCGCAGCGGTTCTATGACGTCGCCGGTCGAACCGGAGTGGGTGATGGCGATGGCCACGTCACCCGCGCGGAGCTGCACCGCGTTGGTCACCGCGAGGTGGGGATCGCCCGGCGCGTGCGCGACCAGCCCGATCCGCAGCAGCTTCTGGGTGAGGTCCTGCGCGACGAGGCCGGACGCACCGATGCCGTACACGTCGGTGCGGCGGGCGGCGGCCAGTGCGGTGACGGCCGCGCCGAGCTGGGCGGTGTCCAGTCCGGCCGCGGTGTCGGCGAGGGTCTGCTGCTCCTCGTAGGCGAGCTTGGTGACGACCTCGGAGAGCGGGTCGTCCACCGCGATGTCCGTGGTGATCGCGGGGGCGCTCCCGGACTCCTGGCGGGCGGCGAGCCCGGCGAGGGCGAGCCGCAGATCGCGGTAGCCGGGGTAACCGAGGATGCGGGCGGTGCGGACGACGGTGGCCTCGCTGGTGCCGGTCAGCTCCGCGAGCCCGGTGACCGTGAGGGCGGCGCAGCCGGCCGGGTCGCCCGCCACGGCCTCGGCCACGCGCTGCATGGACCGGGTCATGGACGGGGTGAGGGTGCGCACCTTGGCTGCGAGCGAGCCGCCGGGACTCCCGAAAGTTTCCTTCACGTCCTGGGTCACCCCTGAAAGATATTTCCGGTTCGGCAGGCGGGGCAAGAGTGCGCACAATGGAGGGATGGACGACGCCACAGATCCCGTCAGCCCCCTTGAGCAGGCGTTGCACGCGGCCCGCGCGCTCGTGCTCGCCGACCTGATGGCGAGCGGGGTGGCCGAGGCGGACGTGGTCTCGCTGGTGGAGGAGTCGCTCACGCAGCGCCGCTGGTGGGTCGAGCAGTGGCCCGAGGGCGCCGACTTCGTCGCGGGGCTGGTCGCGCAGGACGTCCAGGACGCGCTGCTGGACCGGCAGGGCCGCTGGCCGCTGTGCCCGGCCTGCGGCACCGGCGACCCGCACGCCCTGGACGTGGAACCGGAGCTCGGCCCCGACCCGCACTGGGTCTGCCACGAGGCGGGCGTGGACGTCGCCGCCGTGGGCTCGCTCGCCAAGGCGCTGGACGGGAACACCCCCCGGTGACGGCCGGGTCCGCGTGACGGTCTACATCGACCCGCCCACCTGGCCCGGCCACGGCCGCATGTGGTCCCACCTGGTCAGCGACGTGTCCTACGACGAACTGCACCTGTTCGCGGCGGCCCTCGGCGTGCCCCCGCGCGCGTTCGAGCGGGACCACTACGACATCCCGGCCCACCGCTACGCCGACGCGGTGGCGGCGGGCGCGGTGGAGGTGCGGAGCCGGGACGTGGTGCGGCTGCTGCACGCGGCGGGACTGCGCAGGCGGAAGGGTACGTAGCGGCGGTCAGCCGCCGTGCACGTACAGCCGCAGCCCGCTCGCCATGCCGTGTTCCTCGCGGGCCGCCTCTTCCTGTTCCGTCCCGGCGCGGTGGAAGCCGGCGCGGGCCAGGACGCGTTGGGAGGGGGCGTTGTCCGCCTCGACGGTGGCGACGACCGAGTGGACGTCGTCGCGGGCCAGGGCCCACTGTGTCAGCGCGCGGAGCGCCTCCGTGGCGTAGCCCTGGCCGCGTGCCTCGGGGACGAGGTCGTAGCCGATCTCCACGCGGCCCTCGGTGTCCGGGGTGCCGTGGAAACCGATGCCGCCGACGGCGAGGCCGTCCTCGGCCCGGACCAGGGTGAAGACGCCGAAGTCGGGGCGGTGGACGCCCGCTTCGTACGCCTTGACCATGAAGCCGGCCGCCTCGCGGGTGCCCTCGTAGGGGGCGCCGCCGAGCCAGGTGAAGCCGCCGTCGCCGCCCAGGCGCAGATCGCGGGCGGCGGCCGGGCGCAGGCCGGTGAGGGTGAGGCGTTCGGCGGGGATGACGAGGTTGTTGTGCCAGCGCCAGGCGTCCACCGCCGGACGGCCCTCCAGCTCGCCCCGGCCGGTCGCCCACAGCAGGGTCGGCCAGGCTTCCGGGCCCGGCTGGACGTGCGGGAAGAGCCAGGTCAGCACGGACTCGGCCAGCCCCTCGGCGGGGGTGTGGTCCAGGCCGAGGCCCTCCGCCATGTCATGGGTGTGCAGCAGCACCTCGGCCACGCCCATCGCGGCGAACCCCTCGCGGTCGGCGCTGCGGAACGGGTACGGGTGGAAGGCCCTGACCCGGGGATCGGCGGTGTCCACCGCCGCGGCGAGCAGGGCGCCGGTCGTCTCGATGACGTGCAGCAGTCCGTCGTTGCCGGTGCCGTCGTCCAGGCGCAGTTCGAAGGGGACGTAGGCGTCCCGCGCGCGTCCGGCCAGGTTGGCGGCGTAGGCGAGCAGGTCGTCCGCCACGTGCACGGCGGTGGCGTGGCAGTCCCAGTCCAGCCTGCCGGCCCGGACGGCGGACCAGTCGCGGTCCACCGCCGCGCGCAGCGTCGTCACGCAGCCGCGCACGGCCTCGGTCACCTGGTCCCCGCTCATCGCTCGCATGCGAGGAACCCTAGGGGTGAGCCCCGACTCAGGGCGACAGCATTTCCAGCTCTCCGGCGAGGTTCCAGCGGGCCGTCGCCTCCCAGTGCTCCGACCCGTAAGGGGTGTGGAACAGCCTCGGCAGGTCGAGGAGTTGGCGCAGCACCGCCGAACGCCCTTCGTGGAAGGCGTCGTTCGGCACGAAGTGGTACTCCTCGCGGATCTCGGCCGTGTAGGCCGCGTACGCGGACGGCTCCGAGGCCAGGATCGCCAGGTCGGCGTCGCACAGCACCTGGCCGTCGCGGTCGTCCTCGGCCGGGTCGTGGCCGACGGTGAGCCGGACCAGCCGGGCCACCTCCGCGACCTTCGCCTGCGGCACCCCGGCCTCGGTCAGCGCCCGCTCGGCCAGCCGCGCCGACCGCTCCTCGTTCTCCGACCGCTCGGGCAGGTACACCGCGTCGTGGAACCAGGCCGCGAGCCGTACGAGGTCGGGGTCGTCGGCGTACTCCGCCAGGGCGTCGACCCGGTCGAGGACCGCGGTGAGGTGGGCGAGCGTGTGATACCGGCGCTGCGGCTCCCGCCAGCGGGCGATCAGGTTGTCGGCGTACGGCGCCGGGTCCGGGCCCCCGCCCGGCGCGCGGGCGGCTTCGAGGGCGCGGGCGAAGCGGAGCCCGAGGTCTGCTGCGGTGTCTGCGTCGGCCATGTGTCCATTGTTCCGGTGATCCGGGGGCGGGGCGTACCCTGGAATTGGACTAGACCTGTAGCCGCCGTCGTATGCCGGTCGTCCGGGTGACGATGCCGAACGCCGAGGAATTGGGGTGCCATGAGCAAGCGTGCGGTCCTGGAGGTGATCGCCCTCGGGGTCGAGGACGCGGTCGCCGCCCAGGCGGGAGGCGCGGACCGGCTGGAACTGGTCACCGACATGGCGGCGGACGGGCTCAGCCCCGACCCCGCCGTGGTGGCCGCGATCCGGGCCGCCGTCACGATCGACCTGCGCGTGATGCTGCGGCTGTCGGACGGGTTCGCGGCGGGCGACCTCGACCGGCTGACCGGGGTGGCCGCCGGACTGCGGGCGGCGGGCGCCGACCAGTTCGTGCTGGGCTTCCTCGACCCGGCCGGGGACGTGGACCTGGCGGCGGTCGAGCGGGTCGTCGAGGCGCTGGACGGCTGCCCGTGGACCTTCCACCGCGCGATCGACCGCGCCGCCGACCGGGACGCGCTGCGCAAGCGGCTGTGCGGGCTGTCCGGCCTGGACACCTTCCTGACGGCAGGTTCGGCGGCGGGCGTGGACGAGGGCCTGACCACGCTGACGGCCGAGGCCGCGCACACCGGGACGCCGGGGTACGAGCCCCGGATCATGGTCGGCGGCGGGCTGCGCCTCGAACACGTCCCCGCGCTGCGGTCGGCCGGCATCGACGCCTTCCACATCGGTGGCGCGGCCCGTCCGCAGGGGTGGACCGGGCCGGTGTGCGCCGAGGCGGTCGGGGTGTGGCGGGAGACGCTGGACGGGGAGTAGGCGGGGCGTGCCGGGAATGTTCCGGGAGGGCGGTTCGTTGGGCCTGCGCCCGTGCACACCGCTGTCGTTGGGAGCATCGTGTCCGAGACCACGCAGACCTTCACCCCCCTGAGTACGCAGGCCGAGCGGCTGATCGAGCTGGGGGTGCACGAGATCGCGGGGCTGTCGGCCGCCGAGGTCCGGGCCTCCGTCGAGGGGCTCGGGGAGAGCGGCGACGGCGCCCTGCTCGCCGTGCACCCCGACCGCGCCCCGGCCTCCGCGCTCGCGCCGCTGCTCAGCCGCCGGGGCAAGCCGGGGTTCGTCGTCACCGACATGACCGACGTCGACCTCTTCGCGCCGCTGGACGGCATCGACCTGCCGGACACCCCGCTGTACCTGGTCGGCGGAGTCGACCGGGGCGACGACATGGCGAACTGGAGCCCGGACGAGGCACTTCCCGCGCTCACCGCCGCGTCCCGCACCCCGCTGCTGCTGACCGAGGGCATCCACTGGGCCGTGCAGCACCCGGACGTGCTGGAGCGCAATCACTGCTTCATGACCATCGGTTCGCGGCTGCGCAAGCCCAAGGGCACGCTGGACGCCCGTACCCCGGCGCTCTGGATCAGCAACGGCACCGGCCGGGACGGGCGCGAGCGGCGCGAGGCTCCCAAGGTGGGGTGGTGCTGGGCGGGCAACCGGCACACGTGGCTGGGGTTCGCCTCGGGGACCGGGCGGGAGGGGCTGGACCCGGCTGGGAGGGGCTGAACCCTCAAGTGGCGTCCCTCACCGGACCGGCCGCAGGCACAGTCCGATCCCCTCCGTGCTGTATCTGGGCTCCGCGAGGAAGTCGCCCTTCGCGCACGGCTCCTGTTGCGGGTCGACGACCCGGAACTGGGCGTCGACGGAGTCGCAGGGGACACTCCGCAGGTCCTGCTCGGTCCAGTCGCCGTCGTTGACGGCGCACGAGCCAGGCTTCAGGTGGGCGTCGTCGCCGCTCAGGCCGGGCACCAGCCCGACGAGCAGGAGCCCCGTGACGAGCGTGACCAGCAGTCCCAGCAGGCCCAGCGGTATCAGCGCGAGCACCCCGGCCGGGCGCTGGAACACCGGCTTGCCGGGGTCCAGAGGTGGCCGCCAGCCGGGTGTGACCGGGGCGGGCATGCGCCGGATACCGGACAGCGCGCCGAGGTTGGCGAGCAGGACGAAGGGCGTGATGAGCACCGACAGCGGCCCCCACCAGCCCGCGACCAGGGTCTCGGCCTGCATCTCGCGGAACACGGACAGCGCGCAGGTCCGGCAGAGCATCCCCTGCCGCTTCAGGGAGCGCATGATCACGACCATGCCCTGATGCCCCCGCACGGTCACCGGCGCGGCGGGCCCCGCCCCGCACATCTGGCACCCCACCGGCCCGGCCGCCTGCGGATACCCGTAGGGGGCCTGCGGATATCCGTAAGGGGCCTGCGGGTGTCCGTAAGGGACCTGCGGATATCCGTAAGACACCGCCCCCGGCTGCTGCCCGTACCCGTACGGGGCGCCCTGTCCGGGTGCGGCCGGGTACGGCTGCGGGGGTAGGGGCGGAGGCGGCGGCACGCTCAACAGGGGACCTTTCGGCAGGACATGGCAGGCGGGGCATGGCAGGAGGGCAGGC is from Streptomyces seoulensis and encodes:
- a CDS encoding LppU/SCO3897 family protein, whose amino-acid sequence is MRSLKRQGMLCRTCALSVFREMQAETLVAGWWGPLSVLITPFVLLANLGALSGIRRMPAPVTPGWRPPLDPGKPVFQRPAGVLALIPLGLLGLLVTLVTGLLLVGLVPGLSGDDAHLKPGSCAVNDGDWTEQDLRSVPCDSVDAQFRVVDPQQEPCAKGDFLAEPRYSTEGIGLCLRPVR
- a CDS encoding DUF5701 family protein, translated to MSETTQTFTPLSTQAERLIELGVHEIAGLSAAEVRASVEGLGESGDGALLAVHPDRAPASALAPLLSRRGKPGFVVTDMTDVDLFAPLDGIDLPDTPLYLVGGVDRGDDMANWSPDEALPALTAASRTPLLLTEGIHWAVQHPDVLERNHCFMTIGSRLRKPKGTLDARTPALWISNGTGRDGRERREAPKVGWCWAGNRHTWLGFASGTGREGLDPAGRG
- a CDS encoding HD domain-containing protein, with the translated sequence MADADTAADLGLRFARALEAARAPGGGPDPAPYADNLIARWREPQRRYHTLAHLTAVLDRVDALAEYADDPDLVRLAAWFHDAVYLPERSENEERSARLAERALTEAGVPQAKVAEVARLVRLTVGHDPAEDDRDGQVLCDADLAILASEPSAYAAYTAEIREEYHFVPNDAFHEGRSAVLRQLLDLPRLFHTPYGSEHWEATARWNLAGELEMLSP
- the murQ gene encoding N-acetylmuramic acid 6-phosphate etherase — its product is MTDSLRLQSELATLTTEAFRPELAGIDQLPTLDIARLMNGEDTGVPAAVAARLPEIAAAVDAIADRMGRGGRLVYAGAGTAGRLGVLDASECPPTFNTAPGQVVGLIAGGPGAMVNSVEGAEDSVELARADLDALKLTPEDSVVGVSASGRTPYAVGAVEHARAAGALTVGLSCNADSALAAAAEHGIEVVVGPELLTGSTRLKSGTAQKLVLNMLSTITMIRLGKTYGNLMVDVRASNAKLRARSRRIVAQATGAAEAEIERALTEADGEVKTAILIILAGVDGPEATRLLEESEGRLRTALANARP
- a CDS encoding DUF4031 domain-containing protein; the encoded protein is MTVYIDPPTWPGHGRMWSHLVSDVSYDELHLFAAALGVPPRAFERDHYDIPAHRYADAVAAGAVEVRSRDVVRLLHAAGLRRRKGT
- a CDS encoding GNAT family N-acetyltransferase, with the translated sequence MRAMSGDQVTEAVRGCVTTLRAAVDRDWSAVRAGRLDWDCHATAVHVADDLLAYAANLAGRARDAYVPFELRLDDGTGNDGLLHVIETTGALLAAAVDTADPRVRAFHPYPFRSADREGFAAMGVAEVLLHTHDMAEGLGLDHTPAEGLAESVLTWLFPHVQPGPEAWPTLLWATGRGELEGRPAVDAWRWHNNLVIPAERLTLTGLRPAAARDLRLGGDGGFTWLGGAPYEGTREAAGFMVKAYEAGVHRPDFGVFTLVRAEDGLAVGGIGFHGTPDTEGRVEIGYDLVPEARGQGYATEALRALTQWALARDDVHSVVATVEADNAPSQRVLARAGFHRAGTEQEEAAREEHGMASGLRLYVHGG
- a CDS encoding PTS transporter subunit EIIC produces the protein MRNDSATASAVLALTGGPANITHVTHCLTRLRLTVTDPAAVDEGALRALPGVLGVIGAGSASLQVVLGPGVVGEVTAEVERQLAAAHAGGVRAGAGAVEAGKGTKAPPATPSPEKAGSPAPEKGPVAAALRRVANVFVPLIPALIGCGIIAGVNGLLTNAGWLPGLTPALAAIASGFMALIAVFVGYQTAKEFGGTPILGGAVAAVVVYPGVAKVTAFGVHLSPGQGGVLGALAAALLATRIEKWCRGRLPGALDVLLTPTVTVLVAGLATLYGLMYAAGAVATAIGTGANWLLTTTGAFAGLLLGGLFLPLVMLGLHQALIPIHTTLIEQQGYTVLLPLLAMAGAGQVGGALAVYVRLRHDTTLRTTIRSALPAGLLGVGEPLIYGVSLPLGRPFVTACVGGAAGGAFVGFFAMLGEKVGATAIGPSGWALFPLLTGNQGPAPALAIYAGGLLTAYATGFAATLAFGFPRGTAPAPAERTSAS
- a CDS encoding MurR/RpiR family transcriptional regulator, translated to MTQDVKETFGSPGGSLAAKVRTLTPSMTRSMQRVAEAVAGDPAGCAALTVTGLAELTGTSEATVVRTARILGYPGYRDLRLALAGLAARQESGSAPAITTDIAVDDPLSEVVTKLAYEEQQTLADTAAGLDTAQLGAAVTALAAARRTDVYGIGASGLVAQDLTQKLLRIGLVAHAPGDPHLAVTNAVQLRAGDVAIAITHSGSTGDVIEPLRAAFERGATTIAITGRPDSPVTQYADHVLTTATSRESELRPAAMSSRTGQLLVVDCLFVGVAQRTYESAAPALAASYEALAHRHRSTTR
- a CDS encoding copper homeostasis protein CutC, whose product is MSKRAVLEVIALGVEDAVAAQAGGADRLELVTDMAADGLSPDPAVVAAIRAAVTIDLRVMLRLSDGFAAGDLDRLTGVAAGLRAAGADQFVLGFLDPAGDVDLAAVERVVEALDGCPWTFHRAIDRAADRDALRKRLCGLSGLDTFLTAGSAAGVDEGLTTLTAEAAHTGTPGYEPRIMVGGGLRLEHVPALRSAGIDAFHIGGAARPQGWTGPVCAEAVGVWRETLDGE